Part of the Lates calcarifer isolate ASB-BC8 linkage group LG6, TLL_Latcal_v3, whole genome shotgun sequence genome, acagatgttgatcctccacattcttcttctctccattaatattaaaacaacatcaacacgttaacacagactctctctctctctctctctgtctctggatgTCTCTCGCCCAGTGCAGCTGTCTCTAATCAGAGACTGGAGTCAGTTTGATCACAGCAGCACCTGCTGGTTGtcagaggaactgcagctgCGTCTGTGTTATTTATCTCCGCTGGTTTTAGATCTCAGCTTGGCACAGctgttatttcatattttactgaatgttttctctctcagagtttacttcatgtttctgtgctgagcttcagcagcagctcagtttcCTGTCTGATGTttgcagcagctgtgcagagaaACTAAAGTAAGAATCTGATTCCTCAGTGTGACCTGTCCTGTCTGACAGCAACGTCACTCTGAGGAGTCTGATTGGTTCTCTGAGGAGTCTGATTGGTTCTCTGAGTGTCTGATTGGTTCTCTGAGTGTCTGATTGGTTCTCTGAGTGTCTGATTGGTTGTCTCTGTCCATCAGGGTGGAGTCTGGGATCGTCGCTGACATCGAGGTGGACAGTTTGCTGCCCTCAGGCTGCGACACCTTCTACCAGATCAAgagtcagccaatcagcatcaggtaacacacacctctgacctctgacctctgacacatCAGTCACCAGGATCACCTGGGTCCACTGTCCGCCATCTTGAAAATCTACCACACCTCAGTCCAGGGCCGGATCCTTTTTTGCAGtttgctttgcattgattttcaGTAGAAAGATGAGATATTATGTTTGTGTCATTGAGTAAAACAAACTGGATCAGCTCCTGTGTCTCCTCAGTCTGTAAATACATGTAGTTTCATATTGGATGTTTTTGATTTACAGGTAACTGAACcacctgctctctgattggacagTGTGACTCTGCTCTGATTGGACGGAGCTGTAAACATTTTTGACCATGATCTGAGCCTGTAGAAACAGACTGACCTGTTGTTGATCATGTGACTGAATGTGTTCAGATGATGTCACCTCTCTGACAGATGATGTCAGCAGACAGGtttctgatgatgtcatcatgtcTCTCCTCAGTTcgtcagcagcagcttcctcctcttcctcctcgtcaTCCTCTCTGCCATCAGTCATGTCGTCCaggtaacaacaacaacaacaacaacaacaacaacaacactcctctttctctctttctttgctgtTGTATTCTGTCCAtcctgcagagggcgctgtgCTCCTGCTCTGATGATATCTAAccttctctgtcctcctcctctctcctcctcctctcctcctcctcctctcctcctctctcctcctcctctcctctccttctcctctctcctcctcctctctcctcctcctccccctcctctctcctcctcctctctccttctcctctctcctcctcctccccctcctctctcctcctcctctctccttctcctctctcctcctcctctcctctcctctcctcctctgtcctcctcctctctcctcctcctcctctcctctcctctcctcctcctcctctctcctcctctgttctcctcctcctctctcctcctctgtcctcctcctctctcctcctcctctctcctcctctgttctcctcctcctctctcctcctctctcctcctcctcctctctcctcctcctcctcctcctctctcctcctcctctcctctcctctcctcctctgttctcctcctcctctctcctcctcctcctctctcctcctctctcctcctcctctctcctcctctcctcctcctctctcctcctcctctcctctcctctcctcctctgttctcctcctcctctctcctcctctccctcctcctctgttctcctcctgcagggTTTTGATGCGTCAGGACCTGATGCGTCAGCAGgctctggaggaggagcagaaggaggcgcagcagcagctcctccgcTCAGCCGACTCCTCTTCCcccatctctgtgtctgtgtcgtCCTCCTGCAGACCTCCTGCTCAGGTCCCTGTGGAGGTGCTCAAGGTacgaggaggagaaggaggaggaggaagcaggggTCAGAGCTgatcaaactttatttataatcCAGCAGCGATCAGAGAGGGCGGAGTCAGTTTAATGAGTCATGACTTTATTAAACCAACGAATGAATTTAACATCATACGATAAATAATCAGATCAGTAACGAATCAGAAATTGTCCAGATATAATCTTCATATTAATATAATGATCATTATGTTTATTTGTGATCCTGCATCTCCCATAATGCACCTGTACTAAATAAaacacctgtgtctgtgtgtccctCAGGTGCAGACTCACCTGGAGAACCCCACCAGGTATCACATCCAGCAGGCTCAGAGGCAGCAGGTGCGTCAGTACCTCTCCACCAAGACAGCCAATCAGGAGCCAGCTGGACCATCGCCAAGCCACTCCCCCCAGCTAGGCTCCGCCCCCGGACTACAGCCATCAGACGGCAAACAGGAAGTAAGAAAATCAAAACTCTTTACATAGAGaccagtatgtgtgtatttataccTCGCTTATACACAATTAATACAATCGTACTTTAGCTATAACCAATCAGCCTTTCCCATCATGCACCGAGTTCTCACAGTCTTCAGTTTCAGTCACTGTCAGCTGTTAGTATAGCATAGTGACAGGAGCGATGCCTCAGACCCTGTTAactctgatctgaggtcagaaACCTGCGGCCATGTCACGTTTAAAGGAGCAGTCCACCAGGTTTCATGTAAACTCAGCAGTTCTTCCTGTTTGAATCAGAGTCTGCAGAGTCAGCTGATCGAGAGGatctgactcacacacacacactcacacacacactcacacacactcacacacactcacacacacactcacacacacacacacacactcactcacacacacacacacactcacacacacacacacactcacacactcacacacacactcacacacacacactcacacacacacactcactcacactcacacacacacactcacacacacacactcactcacactcacacacacacactcacactcacacacacacactcacacacacactcacacacactcacacacacacacacactcactcacactcacacacacacacacacacacacacacactcactcacacactcacacacactcactcacacacacacactcactcacacacactcacacactcacacacacactcacacacacactcacacactcactcacacactcacacacactcactcacacacacacacacactcacacacacacactcactcacacacacactcacacacacacactcacacacacactcacacacacacacacacactcacacacacactcacacacacacacacactcacacacacacacacactcacacacacacactcacacacacacacacagtcacacacacacactcacacacacacacacactcacacacacacacacagtcacacacacacaatcacacacactcacacacacacacacactccagggGACCTGTTGTTTCATGTTTACATCCATCACCTTCAGCTGCCTGATCTGATCTCTGATTGGTTCATTCAGATGGAGGAGACTGTCattgatgacatcatcagccTGGAGTCAAGTCTGAATGATGAATTTCTGACACTGATCGACTCTGGACTGCAGCTCGCCAACACGGtaacacacagaacacacacacagaacactgGATTAAAGATGGTTTTAAACCTGGATTAAAGATGATTTTAAACCTGGATTAACAGTAGTTTTAAACCTGGAATAAAGATGGTTTTAAACCTGGAATAAAGATGGTTTTAAAACTGGATTAAAGATGGTTTTAAACCTGGATTAACAGTAGTTTTAAACCTGGAATAAAGATGGTTTTAAACCTGGATTAAAGATGGTTTTAAACCTGGATTAAAGATGGTTTTAAACCTGGATTAAAGATGGTTTTAAACCTGGAATAAAGATGGTTTTAAAACTGGATTAAAGATGGTTTTAAACCTGGATTAACAGTAGTTTTAAACCTGGATTAAAGATGGTTTTAAACCTGGATTAAAGATGGTTTTAAACCTGGATTAAAGATGGTTTTAAACCTGGATTAAAGATGGTTTTAAACCTGGATTAAAGATGGTTTTAAACCTGAATTAAAGATGGTTTTAAACCTGGATTAAAGATGATTTTAAACCTGGAATAAAGATGGTTTTAAAACTGGATTAAAGATGGTTTTAAACCTGGATTAACAGTAGTTTTAAACCTGGAATAAAGATGGTTTTAAACCTGGATTAAAGATGGTTTTAAACCTGGATTAAAGATGGTTTTAAACCTGGATTAAAGATGGTTTTAAACCTGGATTAAAGATGCCTCCTGCAGCAGTTCTGGGTTGTTTTCTGATCCAAACTGAGTGTAGATTATAAAACTGTCAGAGAAGAATATCAGTTCAGTTTTCCAGACTTCCTcgtttctgcagcagcagctgtgggcggagtgtgtgtgtgtgtgtgtgtgtgtgtgtgtgtgtgtgtgtgtgtgtgtgtgtgtgtgtgtgtgtgtgtcaggggctGATAGTGAAGCTGGGAGgggtttttgtttctttcttaaAGAGACGTTTCCCCATTTTTCAACAGTCGttcaaacagaaagaggaagagaagttGCTCGGccggactgtgtgtgtgtgtgtcagtgtgttagtgtgtatttgtattaatgtgtgtgtttgtgtggaatcAGGAAAGATGAGGATTTTAGTTTTACTGCCGGACCATGAGAAGAGGAGGATTAAATCAGAGGTAAAATGTGGAGtttgtcttgttgttgtttcaggttgagtttgacctttgacctctgaccagcTCTGAACTCAGACTGCAGGAAAATAGATTTTTCTGCTTTAATGTTGAAAAGTGGtggaggacaaagagagaacaggttattattactattatcttTCAGCTGCATTAATGAAGCGTTGTTGTTGAAGAGTGTCAGGTTTTATAAGGAATCTGTGAACCTGAGCTGTGAATGTTcttgttgtttctgtctgtttgttgtttgattctcatgaggaaatgaaaactCAGCAGTGAGAGAGTTTGTTCAGTTCTggggtgaatgtgtttctgagacttatctctctctgtgtgatgtgAGCAGGAGGCAGCTGTTATCAGTTCAGATGTTTTTCCTGTTCAATCAGCAGATTCCTCACTGTGTGAGGAACatgaactgacctcagatcagatcagagctGCTTCAGTGCATCCAGGAACACACGGATGATAATCTGTGAGTGTGAAGTTTACGGGGTTCAGAGACATGGATGTTATTTCTAATCAATAACGTCATTGATCAGATGCCTGATTCACCTGATTTACAACATGCGATCATCTCACTGGTCTGAGTCTGTGGTGCTGGTTTACTGTCGTGTAACATTCACTGCCAGTTACCTGTGAACGTGGTGAGAACGGAGCTCAGTCATTGGTGTAGAGTTTCACAGGGGGTCTGTAAAGATGGCGGACAGCCCACCTCAGGTAGACAATCTACGGATGACTACACCTCAGGTGGTCATATCAGAAATTAggttcagtttcagtgaaaagtgaaaaccAAGCGAGAActgatcagtttttaaaatgatcaatatatTGATTTAAAACCAAAGATCAGGATCATCAGCTGCTAACTCTGCTAACTGTTGACTCTGTTCTCTGCAGTTACCTGAACAAAGCCTCTGAGTGTTTAAATAACCCCAGGCTGTTtgttctctgctctcagctgtttacattaaaatatacaCCTGTAGTAACACCTGTAGcctgcagccaatcacagcacaggatcTTCTGGACTGTGTCTTACTcactctgattggtcagttgactctgtcctctgattggtccaTTCCAGCTGCCAGTGTCAGGGACCATGCTGGACATGTACGGTGGCAGCGGAGGGATGGCCACGCCCACCATCACCGTTAGCAACAGCTGCCCGGCCGAGCTGCACGCCGTCAAGAGAGAGCTGAGCGgtgggtcacacacacacacacacacacctgtacaggAAGTGAtctgttaatgttaaaatcagAGGCAGGTAAAGCCTCCTCCACGTCCTCAGCAGAATCCTCATCACTCATTGGATTCACGCAGATCTACCTGTGCAGGTAAATTAcgacacacacagtcagtgtttccCTCCTGACCAGAAAATATCAACAGCTGCTGATCCTGGACTAGTTCAGCCCAGACTAATGTTAGAATCAGGCTGAGGTCTCTGAGGTTTGATCTGTTCTGGGATCAGATTCACCAACGCGTCCTCTGTCAGGAATGAAACACGCTGTCATTTCTCAGAGCTGCTGCCTTTCCCTGtttctgttgatgctgctgaaaacgtggtcattttgtttgaataaactTTATTTGACTGAACAAACTGACCTGGGATCAGTGTTTAGGTTCAGTCTGAGCTCTGTGTCTCAGGTGTAGAGAGGAAGATTAAAACCTGACATACAGGATCAATAACACAGAGTTTAAGACTCAGGACCGTCTGCAGAGCTGACAGCTGATTGGCTCAGAGCAGCTCTGATGTCAGAGCTCTGAGAGGGAAGCCCCTCCCCCTTGTGTCTCCCTGttttctgctgaaaaaaaacagttcttcagtttgatgagTCAACATCACAACttcctctgaacacacacacacacacactctgcagcagcCAGTCGTATTTTCCCACATCATCAGTTCCCACTTCCTGCTCAGTCAGCATGAACATCTGCTCCAACAGAAACAACTGTTAAAGTTTCTGGAATTAAACGTTTAGTTTGACTTTAAATCATCAGTTTTAAAACTGATTCTAAACTACAAACTTTATATTTTCCAGAACTTTTGACAGATTACAAATGaccattgtttttgttgtttgaccTTCTGAAACTGCAGGAAATTTTAATATCACAAAATGTTCCAATGTCACAAAGTGTCGTCATATTTCAGAGTGACCCTACAAACCTGTGTGGAGTCCTCATCTGagtcctcacaaacacacaaaaatcctttttctgcagctgtgaaattaataaaatgtcaaatattttgttGTAGATGTGGAAACTAAAGCTCTGatcaaagagagacagaagaaggaCAACCACAACCTCAGTGAGTACTACAGTATTACTTCACCAGTAACTGCAGTTTTACTTTACTAAGAACTGAGGTATTACTTCACTAAAAACTACAATACTACTTCATTAATAATTGTGGTATTACCTCACTAATGGTTGCAGTATTACTGTAATTTTTTAAACAGTAACATTGAACCATTTcctggtttcagcttcttaattgtgaggatttgatttttttgtcaaatgatCTTAAACTAAAAtcttttgtttggtttaatAAAACAAGCTGAATTAATTCATATAGTGGGTATTTTACACTGTATATAATACCCTGAACGTTTATAGATGAAATTCTAGATAAAATATTGGTGTCGTGATGAatatttaaacttaaaatttcagtttcatGACATATTAGTGCTGGTATCTGTGGTCACTGTGAATCTGATTCTTCcttctgttttttatctttGATTTCAACATGTCTCTGTTCCTGATGATAGAAGCTGCTGTGGTTTTTATTGCAACAGCtgaaataatgttaatgttgtttttctgcttcagtcgagaggaggaggaggttcaaCATCAACGATCGGATCAAAGAACTCGGAGCACTCATCCCCAAATCCACCGACCTGTCAGTAAACACTCACTGTAGTACTAATACTACTAGCACTATATGTAGTACAAAAACCACATCAGACACAGATTTTAATTTGCTATATTTTTAcatgttgaaatgtgaaataattaataatgaataattatcTTTTAATTATTAGATACAGTTCATGTTGTTTCCCTGTATCTCATTATGCTCGTTAATGCTGTGTTAACGAGGCTTGGTCTGTGATTGGTCAATCAGGGAGATGAGGTGGAACAAAGGGACGATCCTGAAGGCGTCGGTGGATTACATTCGCAAATTGCAGAAAGAACAGCAGAGAGCCcgagagatggaggagagacagaggaggctgGAGAACACCAACCGCTCCCTGCTGCTCCGCATTCAGGTGAgggcaggggaggaggggggaggagagtTCATGTTGATGATCAACAGATTGCTGAAGAATGAAAACTTGTTTGTTCCTTTGTTGTAGGAGCTGGAGCTTCAGGCTCGTTTCCAtggcctctcctcctcctcctcacctcctcccacctcctcctcctcctctctggacCCCCAAACCCTGCTCTCCCCCACATTGCCTcaccccttctcctcctcctccccctccctaGCGACTCCCTCCCTGGGCCTGGACGCCCTGAGCTTCGTGGAGCTGGATGAGCCTCGGGGAGCCTCCACCGTCTTCTCCCCGGACCTGATGTCCGATGTGGGGCTGACGGAGCTTCACGTCCTGGGAGACATCCTGATGGAggcggagggaggagggggaggaggagtgatGTCCGATCCCCTGCTGTCCTGCGGAGCCTCAAAGACCAGCAGCCGGAGGAGCAGCTTCAGCATGGACGAGGACctctgatgacatcaccacAGGGAGGAGGCGggactctgacctctgatgaCATCATTACAGGCAGGAGGCGggactctgacctctgatgacatcatcacagGCAGGAGGCGGGACTTGGAGGAGCCAggagtgttttgttgttttttttaatcatttcatggAAATATTTGTaatctgtgacatcatcaaaacaaacaactcacAAAAGTGATGTCACAGGGGACAactgtcaccatggtaaccgCAGAATCATCACCCATAACCAAGACAACTGCTTTCTCCTACAGTGTAACCATGGTAACGGTTATGTCCCTGTGTGTAACAGCAGTAAAAACTGTGTCATCTGTTGTCACCACGGTAACCACTAAGTTCTCCAGggtcaccatggtaacagctGTGTTCAATAACTCTCAATCagttcagtgaaaatgaaaaatcagttttagattttcagtttttttaaatccGAATTTGTTTTAGTGCCGAAAGAAAAAGATCTGAGTTATTTTCAGGATAAAAGCAGTTCATCATCAGCGAAgaattgttgttttaattttaatgtttctgcagcaatgaagaaaaaacaagaacaattgtttcctttgatgtcacAAAAGATTCTCATCCAGAATTTTTCACAGTTGGTCTTAAATCTCAACCAAACCTCCTCTCATTGGCTGGGCTGAATCAGCGTTTGACCAATCAGTGACCTGCAGAACTGTCAGCTGTGTCCTGATTGGTCCTGGTCCTTGAGACTCTGCTGGGTCCTAATGTCCTCCAGATGGTGTGGACGACCTCTCCCACCTGGgacagaaaagaaactgaagaacaggaggaaaaactAAACATAAAATTTGTTGAAAATCATCCAAATCCCTGATGAagtattttttgatgttttctaaAATGGCGACTCagtaaaatgaaactttttgaTGCAAAGTCAAAACTCAGACTTATTTGAtcagtttgactttaaaagTCTGATTTATGGTCTCATCATTGTGACTCTTTTCTCTCCCGGCTGCAGAGGTCGTTCTCACAGATTTCTTTAAATCACCTgagctgatgttttcatgattgTTTCACTGAGAGAAAATCAGTCTGTTTAAACGTGTTCATATGTAGCTCTCCTCAAGTCAGAGCCACACCTGACCACGCCTCCatctgtgatgtcacagcaggcaTCTCACCTGTTTACTGCTGAAACATTTCACCTGCTGTGAACAGGTTAACCAGTAGGGGGCgcagtcagagctgcagaccTGGAGACGCAGCTCAGTCCTGTAAATACAAACTTTGATCATAAAGACAAGAATCTAGAATCACTGTGCTGGAAACTCTGAGGAGAAACGTAGAGGAGCTCACCTGAGGTTCATTATTCACTCATTTTATTACTGACgcatgtgtttcctgtttgacaTGAGCTTCggaggaaacaaaagggaaactgtccaccatcatcatcatcatcatcatcatctcctttGGCCTCAGTTAAAGGACGATAACGATGTTTTTACAGTCTGCAGATTGTTTCTGGAGTTTGTCGGTTCATCGTTCATTTTCCAGGCAGCTGCtgatttcagtctgtttctctgagaGATCAGAaacttctctgtctgttttttaaatctgccCCTGTTCAGATGTGAGATTTGAGAGCTTCACTGTTTgattgtgtttcctctccagctctgcagcctctgtttcctctgagctttattctgaaaggatGTCAGAGATGATGATATTCTCAGGAGGGGGAGTCACACTGGATCTAAAGATAGAGTAACAG contains:
- the tfe3a gene encoding transcription factor E3a, whose product is MSAVSPDQIQTGEQNRTGAEPEQQDTGILQPQTVFVILDSAETLNLVRVESGIVADIEVDSLLPSGCDTFYQIKSQPISISSSAAASSSSSSSSSLPSVMSSRVLMRQDLMRQQALEEEQKEAQQQLLRSADSSSPISVSVSSSCRPPAQVPVEVLKVQTHLENPTRYHIQQAQRQQVRQYLSTKTANQEPAGPSPSHSPQLGSAPGLQPSDGKQEMEETVIDDIISLESSLNDEFLTLIDSGLQLANTLPVSGTMLDMYGGSGGMATPTITVSNSCPAELHAVKRELSDVETKALIKERQKKDNHNLIERRRRFNINDRIKELGALIPKSTDLEMRWNKGTILKASVDYIRKLQKEQQRAREMEERQRRLENTNRSLLLRIQELELQARFHGLSSSSSPPPTSSSSSLDPQTLLSPTLPHPFSSSSPSLATPSLGLDALSFVELDEPRGASTVFSPDLMSDVGLTELHVLGDILMEAEGGGGGGVMSDPLLSCGASKTSSRRSSFSMDEDL